The genomic region GTGCTGTTTAACCTCAAAGAGCGTTACGCAGCATGGATGATCTACGTGAGTCCAGAAACAAATATGCCTCCAGGGTTTATCTATTCTGTCACATCAAACAAGGTAAAACAATGTACCTTTATCCAATCTCTCCTCTACAGACCTACTCTGGGCTTTTCTGTGTGACTGTCAACCCCTACAAGTGGCTGCCAGTGTACGACCAGTACGTTGTTGAAGCCTACAGAGGCAAGAAGAGGCAAGAAGCTCCTCCTCATatcttctccatctctgacaATGGTTACCAGTACATGTTGGCAGGTAAGAGGAAATTATTGTACCACATAAACAACAATCATTTTGGATTCAAAAATTCTATGTCAAATTACCTTGTGGTTATGATTTATGTGCAGATCGAGAGAACCAGTCAATCCTGATCACGTGAGTTCAGCACCTTTGACAACCTAAAGCAGAGTTTGAAAATATTTAACGCTTAAGTTCAGCAAACAACTTACATTTCCTCACCATGTGTGTCCATTTTCACAACAGTTACATGTACAACAGTAACAGTATAACATGTACAATTGTTCAATGATCAGTTTTAAAGTTGGCATTCTCAAAGTGCACTTCCAATGCAGACGTTGATGTGGATTTCACTTGTGTATTGTACCATCCAGTGGAGAATCTGGTGCAGGAAAGACTGTGAACACAAAGAGAGTCATCCAGTACTTTGCTAGCATTGCAGCCAGTGGCGGCAAGAAGGATGCAGCCGCTAAAAATAAGGTTCCTAATTTTGAAGATACCATGTCTTTGTAAAGCAAACTGAAAACATACAGTCTTCACCTCATATGCCttaaattcataattcataactATGGTCTTTATATGTTTTGCAGGGTACCCTAGAGGATCAAATCATCCAGGCAAACCCAGCTCTTGAGGCGTTTGGTAATGCGAAGACCATCAGAAATGACAACTCCTCAAGATTTGTAAGTCATTTAGTATTTTGAAGTATTTGATGACCTTAAATACATAATTACAAGGCTTAAATACGCCTCACTGGCCTCCTTCCTTTCCAGGGTAAATTCATCCGAATCCACTTTGACACCAGAGGAAAGCTGGCTTCGGCTGACATTGAGACATGTATGTTTCTTTCAGATCTCATAACAtatacaaatgcaaacacagtaGGAAAGCATTAGTTACAACAGTTGAATTTATTAATGTTTATTCTTACCAAAGTTAAGTTTGCCTATGTAAAGAATGTATTTACTAATGTTAGGTATTGGGACCTTCATGTAAAGGGGTACTGCATTACTGTGAAGGAgtactgttttgtgtgttttagatcTCCTTGAGAAGTCCCGTGTCACCTTTCAGCTCAAAGCTGAGAGAGACTACCACATCTTCTATCAGATATTGTCAAACAAGAAACCTGAACTACTCGGTAAGTGTCTAACAGAATTCTGAATGTTGTACAATATATATTTGGTTTTCAGCAGTTTGGAGTTGAATCTAAACCACAGcccatttcctctctctattgCAGAAATGCTGCTGGTAACAGCAAACCCCTATGACTACGCATTCATCTCCCAGGGGGAGACCACAGTGACCTCCATTGATGACACTGTAGAGCTAATGGCAACCGACGTGAGTCACCACACCTCAGGAACCACATGAGGTTTCATCAATACAGAATCAATAGAAGTAGTTGCATTAATACCACGTTACCATGGTTTGTGTTTAAAATGCATAACGGATAAGGTTTTTCCTTCATATTTACTTTTTGAGCTGTGTACACCATACAGAAAGATTGGGttgaatttttttcttttctttaggaAGCTTTTGATGTACTGGGCTTTACTCAAGAAGAGAAGAACAGCATCTACAAGCTGACTGGAGCCATAATGCACTACGGCAACATGAAGTTCAAGCAGAGGCAGCGtgaggagcaggcagaggctGATGGCACTGAGGGTGAGCCCAAGGTTCACTGGACCAAGGATCAATCAAATGGAGATTGAATTATaccatagagagagatggagtggaatCTGGGttcacagacacattcagtAGTCAAAGTgaagtctatgtgtgtatatattagtCATCATGCCACCAATAGCACGAAAAGCCTTTAAAATGCGATTTCAGTGAAAACGGTATTTGATTACGGTATTATTTTTCCTTTGCTACAGATGCTGATAAATCAGCGTACCTGATGGGCCTGAACTCTGCTGACCTCATCAAGGGTCTGTGTCACCCGAGGGTCAAAGTAGGAAACGAGTGGGTCACCAAAGGGCAGAGTGTAAATCAGGTACGTCCAAATCCAAAGCAGAATACTTGACTTTGTTATTATGTCTATTGTGACtatagataatgctgatttgtTTTGTCTCCACAGGTGTATTACGGTATTGGTGCACTCTCTAAATCAATCTATGAGAAGATGTTTCTGTGGATGGTGGTGAGAATCAACCAGTCACTGGAGACAAAACAGCCAAGACAGTACTTCATTGGCGTGCTGGATATTGCTGGCTTTGAGATCTTTGATGTATGTCATTACATATTTATACAGCTGATGCCCAGTATTGATTTTATACAGATTTGATTCAAATGGTCTTATAATGCACTTCACCTTTTTTGCAGTTTAACACTTTTGAGCAACTTTGCATCAACTTCACCAATGAGAAACTGCAACAGTTTTTCAACCACCACATGTTCATTCTGGAACAAGAGGAGTACAAGAAGGAAGGAATTGAATGGGAATTCATTGACTTTGGCATGGACTTGCAGGCCTGTATTGATCTCATTGAGAAGGTATCTCAATTATATTAGAGCATTATTAGCACGCATTTGTAAAATGATTTTGTGATGACAGTAAACAATGTAAAATGTTATGTGGACATTCCCCTCTTTTCAGCCTATGGGTATCATGTCCATCCTTGAAGAGGAGTGCATGTTCCCTAAAGCCAGTGATGCCACATTTAAAGCAAAGCTTTATGACAATCATCTGGGGAAATCCAACAATTTCCAGAAGCCAAGAAATGTCAAAGGTAGACCAGAGGCCCATTTCTCCCTGGTTCACTATGCTGGCACTGTGGactacaacatcaacaactGGTTGGTGAAGAACAAGGACCCTCTGAATGAGACGGTTGTTGGACTCTACCAGAAATCCTCTATGAAGGTCCTTTCAACCCTATTTGCAAATTACGCTGGTGCAGATGCAGGTATGTTTAGTAATAAAAGTCCACGCACAATACTTCTTATTGTTGAATAGATTGTTGTTTCATTcagaaaaataacatttaattctggataaaatatatatatatttaaaagaaTAAGTGTCATCATTGTTTGCACCAGCAGATGCGgcaaagggaaagaagaaaaagggatCATCCTTTCAGACAGTGTCTGCACTTCACAGGGTAAAAGAAACATATTTTGGCAGAGATTTAATCACACAACCATCatcataacaccaatattactgGTGCAGGAAAATCTCAATAAACTGATGACGAATTTGTGGCAAGACACTGTTGACATTGACTGTCACTCGTTACAGGAAAACTTAAACAAGTTGATGACGAACTTGAGGTCCACTCACCCCCACTTTGTGCGCTGCCTCATCCCCAATGAGACCAAGACTCCTGGGGCGATGGACAACCCTCTGGTGATGCACCAGCTGCGCTGTAACGGTGTGCTGGAAGGCATCAGGATCTGCAGAAAGGGCTTCCCCAACAGGATTCTGTACGGGGACTTCAAACAGAGGTGACACTATTTTAAATATTATAAAAAACTTTTACAATACATAGTTCCATACACTGTTTTATGTATAATATCCTTCTAGCTACACAGTGTATGAAACTGTACTTCctttaataataatgaaataacTCCTATTTCTGAGAACATACTGTAGAAATGTATGATTTCATGTATACATTCTGTACGGGGTCTTCAAACAGTGGTACTGTGTGTGACATCACTTGTTGTCTGAATTCATTATTTACTTGATCAAATGATCTACATGAATGATTTGACTTCTATGTTCTTCAACTGGACAGATACCGCATCTTGAACCCTAACGCAATTCCTGAGGGGCAGTTCTGTGACAGCAAGAAAAGTGCAGAAAAGTTACTGGCAACTCTGGATATTGAACACAACCAGTACAAATTTGGACATACAAAGGTGCTACTGTTTAAGTTTGAAATTCTTGTTTGACTTGAAAAACACATGGCAAATTAAAGAAGCATCTAAATGCTTTTATTTTTCATAGGTGTTTTTCAAAGCTGGTCTCCTGGGTCAactggaggagatgagagatgaacGTCTTTCTAAAATTATCACCTTAATCCAAGCCAGGTCCCGTGGTCTTCTTTCAAGAGCTGAATACCTGAAGATGGTTGAACGCAGGTATTTGAAGAAGGCTTGTCAAACCATTGCACAGGCAGGAACCATGGAGTATTCCAGATCCGTGTAATTCTAATATTTACTGTATCAACACAATTCACTTTTTCCCTAAGGGATGCCTTACTTGTCATCCAATGGAATGTACGAGCCTTCATGTCCGTCAAGAATTGGCCATGGATGAAGCTCTTCTTCAAGATCAAGCCCTTATTGAGGTCGGCTGAGTCTGAGAAGGAGATGGCCAACATGAAGGATGAATTTGAGAAGTTAAAAGAGGCTTATGCCAAATCTGAGGCTCGCAGAAAGGAATTAGAGGAAAAGATGGTCACGCTTCTCCAAGAGAAGAATGACCTTCAGCTTCAAGTCCAGACTGTGAGCTCTCAATATACTCATGTCAACACACATAGTTCCCTGTTACCATGAACATCATAAACATAATGTACACTTTTACATACTTTCACTGGTCTGTGTTAAAACAGGAGCAAGATAACCTTGGTGATGCTGAAGAGAGGTGTGAGGGGCTGATCAAGAGTAAGATCCAGATTGAGGGCAAAATCAAAGAGCTGACCGAGAGactggaggatgaggaggagatgaatgCTGATATGACAGcaaagaagaggaagctggaagATGAGTGCTCTGAGCTCAAGAAGGACATTGATGACCTGGAGCTCACCTTGGCTAAAGTGGAGAAAGAAAAGCACGCCACTGAGAAcaaagtttgtgtttttttgatgACCTGAACTGACCAATACACTAACCAATGTCCATGTTAAAAATACAAGAGTAAGGGGGTTAATCACTCTATCACTATAGGTAAAGAACCTGACTGAGGAAATGGCAGGCCAAGATGACATCATTGCCAAGCTGACCAAGGAAAAGAAAGCTCTACAAGAGGCACATCAGCAAACTCTAGATGATCTGCAAAGTGAGGAGGACAAAGTCAACACCCTCACCAAGGCCAAAGTCAAGCTGGAGCAGCAAGTGGATGATGTGAGTCTCTTAAAAAAATGTACAAAACTCTTGCAACTATGTAAGGCTTGCaaacctttatttatttaccattCTGTCATTATTAGTAATGGTTTATCTGTGCTTCTGCACCAGCTTGAAGCTTCTCTTGAACAAGAGAAGAAAGTACGGATGGACCTTGAACGATCCAAGAGGAAGCTGGAGGGTGACTTAAAGATGACCCAAGAGAGTGTGATGGACCTggaaaatgacaaacaacagCTGGAAGAAAGGATTAAAAAGTATGATTCTTAGACATTGAATTTGACATGCAAGTTACTTCTTAGAACCTAGCCAACGCTTCTGACACTGCATGATTGAAAGTTCTAACAGATAACTCTATTTCTCAGGAAAGATTTTGAAGTTAGCCAACTCAGTAGCAAAATTGAAGATGAACAATCCATTGTTCTGCAGCTCCAAAAGAAACTGAAGGAACTTCAGGTAATTTAAGTGAactgatacatacacatacttaaTTATCATCATGAATACATTCATAAATTGTATTTACAATTTTAagccatattttttttatgttatcaTAGGCACGAGtagaggagctggaggaagagCTTGAGGCAGAGCGAGCTGCCAGAGCTAAagtagagaaacagagagcagacCTGGCCAGAGAGCTGGAAGAGATCAgtgagagg from Clupea harengus chromosome 25, Ch_v2.0.2, whole genome shotgun sequence harbors:
- the LOC105900516 gene encoding myosin-7-like isoform X2, with protein sequence MGDAELSAFGAAAPFLRKSDKERLEAQTKIFDMKKECFIPDPVEEFVKASVTSREGNTVTVDTANGKTVTVKEDQIMQQNPPKFDKIEDMAMLTFLHEPAVLFNLKERYAAWMIYTYSGLFCVTVNPYKWLPVYDQYVVEAYRGKKRQEAPPHIFSISDNGYQYMLADRENQSILITGESGAGKTVNTKRVIQYFASIAASGGKKDAAAKNKGTLEDQIIQANPALEAFGNAKTIRNDNSSRFGKFIRIHFDTRGKLASADIETYLLEKSRVTFQLKAERDYHIFYQILSNKKPELLEMLLVTANPYDYAFISQGETTVTSIDDTVELMATDEAFDVLGFTQEEKNSIYKLTGAIMHYGNMKFKQRQREEQAEADGTEDADKSAYLMGLNSADLIKGLCHPRVKVGNEWVTKGQSVNQVYYGIGALSKSIYEKMFLWMVVRINQSLETKQPRQYFIGVLDIAGFEIFDFNTFEQLCINFTNEKLQQFFNHHMFILEQEEYKKEGIEWEFIDFGMDLQACIDLIEKPMGIMSILEEECMFPKASDATFKAKLYDNHLGKSNNFQKPRNVKGRPEAHFSLVHYAGTVDYNINNWLVKNKDPLNETVVGLYQKSSMKVLSTLFANYAGADADAAKGKKKKGSSFQTVSALHRENLNKLMTNLRSTHPHFVRCLIPNETKTPGAMDNPLVMHQLRCNGVLEGIRICRKGFPNRILYGDFKQRYRILNPNAIPEGQFCDSKKSAEKLLATLDIEHNQYKFGHTKVFFKAGLLGQLEEMRDERLSKIITLIQARSRGLLSRAEYLKMVERRDALLVIQWNVRAFMSVKNWPWMKLFFKIKPLLRSAESEKEMANMKDEFEKLKEAYAKSEARRKELEEKMVTLLQEKNDLQLQVQTEQDNLGDAEERCEGLIKSKIQIEGKIKELTERLEDEEEMNADMTAKKRKLEDECSELKKDIDDLELTLAKVEKEKHATENKVKNLTEEMAGQDDIIAKLTKEKKALQEAHQQTLDDLQSEEDKVNTLTKAKVKLEQQVDDLEASLEQEKKVRMDLERSKRKLEGDLKMTQESVMDLENDKQQLEERIKKKDFEVSQLSSKIEDEQSIVLQLQKKLKELQARVEELEEELEAERAARAKVEKQRADLARELEEISERLEEAGGSTAAQIEMNKKREAEFQKLRRDLEEATLHHEATSATLRKKQADSVADLGEQIDNLQRVKQKLEKEKSELRLELDDVVSSMEHIVKNKSNLEKLCRSLEDQVNEFRNKGEDSQRSLNDFTTQKAKLSAENDELGRQLEEKESLISQLTRGKNSYNQQLEDLRRQLDEEVKAKNALAHAVQSSRHDCDLLREQFEEEQEAKAELQRSMSKANSEVAQWRTKYETDAIQKTEELEEAKKKLAMRLQDAEEAVEAVNAKCSSLEKTKHRLQNEIEDLMVDVEKSNAAAANLDKKQRNFDKVLSEWKQKYEESQCELEGSQKEARSLSTELFKLKNSYEEALDHLETLKRENKILQEEISDITEQLGEGAKTTHELEKIRKQLEQEKSEIQAALEEAEGSLEHEEGKILRIQLEFNQVKADIERKLSEKDEEMEQCKKNMQRTIDTLQSSLEAETRSRNEALRVKKKMEGDLNEMEIQLSQANRQAAEAQKQLKSVQAHLKDSQLQLDDSLRSADDLKENIAIVERRNNLMQAELEELRNLVEQTERGRKLSEQELLDISERVQLLHSQNTSLLNQKKKLDSDITQLQGEVEDSIQECRNAEEKAKKAITDAAMMAEELKKEQDTSAHLERMKKNMEQTIKDLQHRLDEAEQIAMKGGRKQIQKLEARVRELEIEVENEQKRSTETVKGIRKYERRIKELTYQTDEDKKNLARLQDLVDKLQLKVKSYKRSAEEAEEQANVHLGKFRKMQHEMDEASERADIAESQVNKLRAKSRDVGSKKGFVEE
- the LOC105900516 gene encoding myosin-7-like isoform X1, producing the protein MGDAELSAFGAAAPFLRKSDKERLEAQTKIFDMKKECFIPDPVEEFVKASVTSREGNTVTVDTANGKTVTVKEDQIMQQNPPKFDKIEDMAMLTFLHEPAVLFNLKERYAAWMIYTYSGLFCVTVNPYKWLPVYDQYVVEAYRGKKRQEAPPHIFSISDNGYQYMLADRENQSILITGESGAGKTVNTKRVIQYFASIAASGGKKDAAAKNKGTLEDQIIQANPALEAFGNAKTIRNDNSSRFGKFIRIHFDTRGKLASADIETYLLEKSRVTFQLKAERDYHIFYQILSNKKPELLEMLLVTANPYDYAFISQGETTVTSIDDTVELMATDEAFDVLGFTQEEKNSIYKLTGAIMHYGNMKFKQRQREEQAEADGTEDADKSAYLMGLNSADLIKGLCHPRVKVGNEWVTKGQSVNQVYYGIGALSKSIYEKMFLWMVVRINQSLETKQPRQYFIGVLDIAGFEIFDFNTFEQLCINFTNEKLQQFFNHHMFILEQEEYKKEGIEWEFIDFGMDLQACIDLIEKPMGIMSILEEECMFPKASDATFKAKLYDNHLGKSNNFQKPRNVKGRPEAHFSLVHYAGTVDYNINNWLVKNKDPLNETVVGLYQKSSMKVLSTLFANYAGADAADAAKGKKKKGSSFQTVSALHRENLNKLMTNLRSTHPHFVRCLIPNETKTPGAMDNPLVMHQLRCNGVLEGIRICRKGFPNRILYGDFKQRYRILNPNAIPEGQFCDSKKSAEKLLATLDIEHNQYKFGHTKVFFKAGLLGQLEEMRDERLSKIITLIQARSRGLLSRAEYLKMVERRDALLVIQWNVRAFMSVKNWPWMKLFFKIKPLLRSAESEKEMANMKDEFEKLKEAYAKSEARRKELEEKMVTLLQEKNDLQLQVQTEQDNLGDAEERCEGLIKSKIQIEGKIKELTERLEDEEEMNADMTAKKRKLEDECSELKKDIDDLELTLAKVEKEKHATENKVKNLTEEMAGQDDIIAKLTKEKKALQEAHQQTLDDLQSEEDKVNTLTKAKVKLEQQVDDLEASLEQEKKVRMDLERSKRKLEGDLKMTQESVMDLENDKQQLEERIKKKDFEVSQLSSKIEDEQSIVLQLQKKLKELQARVEELEEELEAERAARAKVEKQRADLARELEEISERLEEAGGSTAAQIEMNKKREAEFQKLRRDLEEATLHHEATSATLRKKQADSVADLGEQIDNLQRVKQKLEKEKSELRLELDDVVSSMEHIVKNKSNLEKLCRSLEDQVNEFRNKGEDSQRSLNDFTTQKAKLSAENDELGRQLEEKESLISQLTRGKNSYNQQLEDLRRQLDEEVKAKNALAHAVQSSRHDCDLLREQFEEEQEAKAELQRSMSKANSEVAQWRTKYETDAIQKTEELEEAKKKLAMRLQDAEEAVEAVNAKCSSLEKTKHRLQNEIEDLMVDVEKSNAAAANLDKKQRNFDKVLSEWKQKYEESQCELEGSQKEARSLSTELFKLKNSYEEALDHLETLKRENKILQEEISDITEQLGEGAKTTHELEKIRKQLEQEKSEIQAALEEAEGSLEHEEGKILRIQLEFNQVKADIERKLSEKDEEMEQCKKNMQRTIDTLQSSLEAETRSRNEALRVKKKMEGDLNEMEIQLSQANRQAAEAQKQLKSVQAHLKDSQLQLDDSLRSADDLKENIAIVERRNNLMQAELEELRNLVEQTERGRKLSEQELLDISERVQLLHSQNTSLLNQKKKLDSDITQLQGEVEDSIQECRNAEEKAKKAITDAAMMAEELKKEQDTSAHLERMKKNMEQTIKDLQHRLDEAEQIAMKGGRKQIQKLEARVRELEIEVENEQKRSTETVKGIRKYERRIKELTYQTDEDKKNLARLQDLVDKLQLKVKSYKRSAEEAEEQANVHLGKFRKMQHEMDEASERADIAESQVNKLRAKSRDVGSKKGFVEE